A window of Micrococcus endophyticus contains these coding sequences:
- a CDS encoding ABC transporter family substrate-binding protein — protein MKYTKLSAAAALAAGSALILSACAPGGGDADNTASSGNGGASGSASQGGEAGAPEVTEGDKGQKLTAPVDGPGMADLGDIQPQDDTIAYSVGADDFVSYNGVQSNTYTTYNSAVVDRMFSSFWYFGTDGSVQRNEDFGTYEKVSDEPLQVKYTIAEDAKWSDGTPVTAADYILQWAVENDTVKAEGAEAPLFDSISFEQGKYITEAPEGDPAGKEFTVTYAEPYADWEILIGSTLPAHIVAEKAGMTIEELAEAAANKDVEALTPAAEFWNDGWDFNPGELPDLADVPSTGPYMFKEGGWQAGQSITLTANPEYFGTPAATKELVLRFADPKTHVQALQNGDLDVIEPQATVDTLQQLEGLGDSVNIQTGDQMTWEHIDYSHVEGSVFADSPELREAFALCVPRQQIVDNLIKPIYPEAQVMNLREVFPFQDDYQEVVDAAYPSELDQPNLERAKELVEQSGVSNPTVRLGYQAGNPRRTETVALIKSSCDQAGFNIQDANSPVFFTEVLPAGDVDAALFAWAGSGQKASGKNIYHTTGAQNQVKYSNPEVDAAFEALATSLDEDEQKEQTKIIEKLLWEDFQAIPLYAHPGVVGHNADVANVRDSAAQSGALWNVEQWVRVQQ, from the coding sequence ATGAAGTACACCAAGCTCTCCGCCGCCGCGGCCCTCGCCGCCGGCTCTGCCCTGATCCTCTCCGCCTGCGCCCCGGGCGGCGGCGACGCCGACAACACCGCCTCCTCCGGCAACGGCGGCGCCTCCGGCTCCGCCTCGCAGGGCGGCGAGGCCGGCGCCCCCGAGGTCACCGAGGGTGACAAGGGCCAGAAGCTCACCGCACCCGTCGACGGCCCCGGCATGGCGGACCTGGGCGACATCCAGCCCCAAGACGACACCATCGCCTACTCCGTCGGCGCGGACGACTTCGTGTCCTACAACGGCGTGCAGTCCAACACCTACACCACGTACAACTCCGCCGTGGTGGACCGCATGTTCTCCTCCTTCTGGTACTTCGGCACGGACGGCTCCGTCCAGAGGAACGAGGACTTCGGCACCTACGAGAAGGTCTCGGACGAGCCGCTGCAGGTGAAGTACACGATCGCAGAGGACGCCAAGTGGTCCGACGGCACCCCCGTCACCGCCGCCGACTACATCCTGCAGTGGGCCGTGGAGAACGACACCGTCAAGGCCGAGGGCGCCGAGGCCCCGCTGTTCGACTCCATCTCCTTCGAGCAGGGCAAGTACATCACCGAGGCCCCCGAGGGCGACCCCGCCGGCAAGGAGTTCACGGTCACCTACGCCGAGCCCTACGCCGACTGGGAGATCCTGATCGGCTCCACCCTCCCGGCGCACATCGTCGCCGAGAAGGCCGGCATGACCATCGAGGAGCTCGCCGAGGCCGCCGCGAACAAGGACGTCGAGGCGCTGACCCCCGCCGCCGAGTTCTGGAACGACGGCTGGGACTTCAACCCGGGCGAGCTGCCGGACCTGGCGGACGTGCCCTCCACCGGCCCCTACATGTTCAAGGAGGGCGGCTGGCAGGCCGGCCAGAGCATCACGCTCACGGCCAACCCGGAGTACTTCGGCACCCCCGCCGCCACCAAGGAGCTCGTGCTCCGCTTCGCCGACCCGAAGACCCACGTGCAGGCGCTGCAGAACGGCGATCTGGACGTCATCGAGCCGCAGGCCACCGTGGACACCCTGCAGCAGCTCGAGGGCCTGGGCGACTCCGTCAACATCCAGACCGGCGACCAGATGACCTGGGAGCACATCGACTACAGCCACGTCGAGGGCTCGGTCTTCGCCGACTCCCCGGAGCTGCGCGAGGCCTTCGCCCTGTGCGTGCCGCGTCAGCAGATCGTGGACAACCTGATCAAGCCGATCTACCCCGAGGCCCAGGTCATGAACCTGCGCGAGGTCTTCCCGTTCCAGGACGACTACCAGGAGGTCGTGGACGCGGCCTACCCGTCGGAGCTGGACCAGCCGAACCTCGAGCGTGCCAAGGAGCTCGTCGAGCAGTCGGGCGTCTCCAACCCGACCGTGCGCCTCGGCTACCAGGCCGGCAACCCGCGCCGCACCGAGACCGTCGCGCTCATCAAGAGCTCGTGCGACCAGGCCGGCTTCAACATCCAGGACGCCAACTCGCCGGTGTTCTTCACCGAGGTCCTGCCCGCGGGTGACGTGGATGCGGCCCTGTTCGCCTGGGCCGGTTCCGGCCAGAAGGCGTCGGGCAAGAACATCTACCACACCACCGGCGCGCAGAACCAGGTGAAGTACTCCAACCCCGAGGTCGACGCCGCGTTTGAGGCCCTGGCCACCTCGCTGGACGAGGACGAGCAGAAGGAGCAGACCAAGATCATCGAGAAGCTCCTGTGGGAGGACTTCCAGGCGATCCCGCTGTACGCCCACCCGGGTGTGGTCGGCCACAACGCCGACGTCGCCAACGTGCGCGACTCCGCCGCCCAGTCGGGCGCGCTGTGGAACGTGGAGCAGTGGGTCCGCGTCCAGCAGTGA
- a CDS encoding ABC transporter permease subunit — MLKFILKRLGSSLLVLCGASILLFFLVVNSGDPLQDLRESSSPNRETLIAARTQFMGLDQPWYSRYWDWLTGVAGCATGNCDFGLNRSGQQIGDLLSNAAASTLRLVVLATVLAIIIGIAVGIITAIRQYSGLDYVVTFLIFLFFSLPVFWAAVLLKEYLGIRFNDWIGMPELNWTGLIVLALLAGLALQAVMAGDVKRRVFTFLATVAVVLVGGWLLFALDFWRNPQMGPIVQALIGLAAAVGATTVIAGLRNRSVLKATLVTVAIGIVAYYATYGILRSTPSALLIAGLGVILVLVAILVGRLLGGFSKSAAVSASLVTALIMGVSIVAEHVMNYWPAFLRAKPRPISTIGSGTPNMEGHFWVLFLDRGAQLLLPTILLTIISVATYSRYTRSSMLEVSRQDYIRTARAKGLSERQVILKHAFRNSLIPITTIMAFDFAGLIGGAVITEQVFGWKGMGELFATGLNQVDPMPVMAFFLVTGTAAVLMNLVADVLYAVLDPRIRV; from the coding sequence GTGCTGAAATTTATCCTCAAGCGTCTCGGCAGCTCCCTCCTGGTGCTGTGCGGCGCATCGATCCTCCTGTTCTTCCTCGTGGTCAACTCGGGCGACCCCCTCCAGGACCTGCGAGAGTCCTCGAGCCCCAACCGCGAGACCCTCATCGCCGCGCGCACCCAGTTCATGGGGCTGGACCAGCCGTGGTACAGCCGCTACTGGGACTGGCTGACCGGCGTCGCCGGCTGCGCCACCGGCAACTGCGACTTCGGGCTCAACCGCTCCGGTCAGCAGATCGGCGACCTCCTGAGCAACGCCGCGGCCTCCACGCTGCGCCTCGTCGTGCTCGCCACCGTCCTGGCCATCATCATCGGCATCGCGGTCGGCATCATCACCGCGATCCGCCAGTACTCCGGCCTGGACTACGTGGTCACGTTCCTGATCTTCCTCTTCTTCTCCCTGCCCGTGTTCTGGGCCGCCGTGCTCCTGAAGGAGTACCTGGGCATCCGGTTCAACGACTGGATCGGGATGCCGGAGCTCAACTGGACAGGGCTGATCGTGCTGGCCCTGCTCGCGGGCCTCGCCCTCCAGGCCGTCATGGCCGGAGACGTCAAGCGCCGCGTGTTCACCTTCCTGGCCACCGTGGCGGTCGTCCTCGTCGGCGGCTGGCTGCTCTTCGCCCTCGACTTCTGGCGCAACCCGCAGATGGGCCCGATCGTCCAGGCCCTGATCGGCCTGGCCGCCGCCGTCGGCGCCACCACCGTGATCGCCGGCCTGCGCAACCGCTCGGTGCTCAAGGCGACCCTCGTGACCGTCGCGATCGGCATCGTGGCCTACTACGCCACCTACGGCATCCTGCGCAGCACGCCCTCGGCGCTGCTGATCGCCGGCCTCGGCGTGATCCTGGTGCTCGTGGCCATCCTCGTGGGCCGCCTGCTCGGCGGCTTCTCCAAGAGCGCGGCCGTGTCCGCCTCGCTGGTGACCGCCCTGATCATGGGCGTGTCGATCGTGGCCGAGCACGTCATGAACTACTGGCCCGCCTTCCTGCGGGCCAAGCCGCGTCCGATCTCCACGATCGGCTCGGGCACGCCCAACATGGAGGGCCACTTCTGGGTGCTCTTCCTGGACCGCGGCGCGCAGCTGCTGCTGCCCACCATCCTGCTGACCATCATCTCGGTGGCCACCTACTCGCGGTACACCCGCTCCTCCATGCTCGAGGTCTCGCGCCAGGACTACATCCGCACCGCGCGCGCCAAGGGCCTGTCGGAGCGCCAGGTGATCCTGAAGCACGCGTTCCGCAACTCGCTGATCCCCATCACCACGATCATGGCCTTCGACTTCGCCGGCCTGATCGGCGGCGCCGTGATCACGGAGCAGGTGTTCGGCTGGAAGGGCATGGGCGAGCTGTTCGCCACCGGCCTCAACCAGGTGGATCCCATGCCCGTCATGGCGTTCTTCCTCGTGACCGGCACCGCCGCCGTGCTGATGAACCTCGTGGCGGACGTGCTCTACGCCGTCCTCGACCCCCGGATTCGAGTGTGA
- a CDS encoding ABC transporter permease, whose amino-acid sequence MTTNNSSTSGTQLDEQQIFDLAEAEDAKLRAKAGKSYSQGALVRKRFLHHKAAMASVIVLVFITVMAFTSIGFAGIPGWWDKSYLAAATVVDGGRPTLSLVPQFLGGEGIRWGEHPFGQDSTGKDYFALVMRGTQQSMIIAAIVGLLSTVIGAVIGAVSGYFGGWIDSVLMRLTDLIIVIPLLVLAAVLGKMASGANMGILPLALVLGLVTWTSLARLVRGEVLSLREKEFVAAAVAMGARPGRVIGKHLLPNTIGVIVVNATFAIAGAVLLETSLSFLGFGVKAPDSSLGLLISLYQNSFTTRPWLFWWPGMIILAIALSVNFLGDGLRDAFDPRQGAAAGRKRGLFGRRAAKTDAGATTAGGLGTAPTARDGEADDLIADPDAPEHRRGGAGGPAGGVGQ is encoded by the coding sequence ATGACGACCAACAACTCCTCGACGTCGGGCACCCAGCTCGACGAGCAGCAGATCTTCGACCTCGCGGAGGCCGAGGACGCCAAGCTCCGCGCCAAGGCCGGGAAGTCCTATTCGCAGGGCGCCCTGGTCCGCAAGCGCTTCCTCCACCACAAGGCCGCGATGGCCTCCGTGATCGTCCTCGTGTTCATCACGGTGATGGCGTTCACGTCCATCGGCTTCGCCGGCATCCCCGGCTGGTGGGACAAGTCCTACCTCGCCGCCGCCACCGTGGTGGACGGCGGCCGGCCCACCCTCTCGCTCGTGCCGCAGTTCCTCGGCGGCGAGGGCATCCGCTGGGGCGAGCACCCCTTCGGCCAGGACTCCACGGGCAAGGACTACTTCGCCCTGGTGATGCGCGGCACCCAGCAGTCCATGATCATCGCGGCCATCGTGGGCCTGCTCTCCACGGTGATCGGCGCAGTCATCGGCGCCGTGTCCGGCTACTTCGGCGGCTGGATCGACTCGGTGCTGATGCGCCTGACCGACCTGATCATCGTCATCCCGCTGCTCGTGCTGGCGGCCGTGCTCGGCAAGATGGCCAGCGGCGCGAACATGGGCATCCTCCCGCTCGCCCTGGTGCTGGGCCTGGTGACCTGGACGTCGCTGGCCCGTCTCGTGCGCGGCGAGGTCCTCTCCCTGCGCGAGAAGGAGTTCGTGGCGGCCGCCGTCGCCATGGGCGCCAGGCCGGGCCGCGTGATCGGCAAGCACCTGCTGCCGAACACCATCGGCGTGATCGTGGTCAACGCGACGTTCGCGATCGCCGGCGCCGTGCTGCTGGAGACCTCGCTCTCCTTCCTCGGCTTCGGCGTGAAGGCCCCGGACTCGTCCCTGGGCCTGCTCATCAGCCTCTACCAGAACTCCTTCACCACCCGTCCGTGGCTGTTCTGGTGGCCGGGCATGATCATCCTGGCCATCGCCCTGTCCGTGAACTTCCTGGGCGACGGCCTGCGCGACGCCTTCGACCCGCGTCAGGGCGCGGCGGCGGGCCGCAAGCGCGGCCTGTTCGGCCGCCGTGCCGCCAAGACCGACGCCGGCGCCACCACCGCCGGCGGCCTGGGCACCGCGCCCACCGCCCGTGACGGTGAGGCGGACGACCTCATCGCCGACCCCGACGCCCCCGAGCACCGCCGCGGCGGAGCCGGCGGCCCGGCAGGAGGTGTGGGCCAGTGA
- a CDS encoding ABC transporter ATP-binding protein, producing MSGKKNQHDAAGTEPTAVGTGAGEHGSHSADLDARGAAVPGSSGTGGPTPGPATSSMGVVARHDDLDGKPVLAFRDVDVKFGTEFGEVHAVKGVTFDVKPGEVVALVGESGSGKSVTSATAMGLLPSNADITGSVQLAGREVLDMTPGQLRGIRGDEVAMVFQEPMTALNPVLTVGDQLTEALELHGIAYGTEADKRAVELLTMVGIPDAAERLKQYPHQFSGGQRQRIVIAMAISCSPKVIIADEPTTALDVTVQAEILELLRSLKNKMNTGILLITHNMGVVADMADRVCVMLHGELVEQGTVHQVLQHAQHPYTQKLLSSVPRLGATYEVAEPEPVTATQTTAKYAIEAEDLHLEYDHRGKKNRVVHDVSFQVAPGEILGLVGESGSGKSTIAKSVLGLLTIAEGSLRIQGHDLAAMPKSEQRKLRKNIGVVFQDPAASLDPRFPIGDVITEPMVVHKVGDRRSRLARAEELLDAVRLPRSVVNRYPHELSGGQRQRVSIARALTLDPQVLIADEPTSALDVSVQAAVLDMFAELQQRYEFACLFVSHDLAVVDMLAHKVLVLKDGRQVEQGPTKEVLHNPREEYTRRLLAAAPVPDPDQQAERRQERRDFLASLGEGVY from the coding sequence ATGTCCGGCAAGAAGAACCAGCACGACGCCGCCGGCACTGAGCCGACGGCGGTCGGGACCGGCGCCGGCGAGCACGGCTCGCACTCCGCCGACCTCGACGCGCGCGGCGCGGCCGTGCCCGGCTCCTCGGGCACGGGCGGGCCGACCCCCGGCCCGGCGACCAGCTCCATGGGGGTCGTGGCCCGCCACGACGACCTGGACGGCAAGCCCGTGCTCGCGTTCCGCGACGTGGACGTGAAGTTCGGGACCGAGTTCGGCGAGGTCCACGCCGTGAAGGGCGTGACGTTCGACGTCAAGCCCGGCGAGGTCGTCGCCCTCGTGGGCGAGTCGGGCTCCGGCAAGTCCGTCACCAGCGCCACCGCCATGGGCCTGCTGCCGAGCAACGCGGACATCACCGGCTCGGTGCAGCTCGCGGGCCGCGAGGTGCTCGACATGACCCCCGGCCAGCTGCGCGGGATCCGCGGCGACGAGGTCGCCATGGTGTTCCAGGAGCCGATGACGGCGCTGAACCCGGTGCTCACGGTGGGCGACCAGCTCACCGAGGCGCTGGAGCTGCACGGCATCGCCTACGGCACCGAGGCGGACAAGCGCGCGGTCGAGCTGCTCACCATGGTGGGCATCCCGGACGCGGCGGAGCGCCTGAAGCAGTACCCGCACCAGTTCTCCGGCGGCCAGCGCCAGCGCATCGTGATCGCGATGGCCATCAGCTGCTCCCCGAAGGTGATCATCGCGGACGAGCCCACCACGGCGCTCGACGTGACGGTCCAGGCGGAGATCCTGGAGCTGCTGCGCTCGCTGAAGAACAAGATGAACACCGGCATCCTGCTCATCACGCACAACATGGGCGTGGTGGCGGACATGGCGGACCGCGTGTGCGTGATGCTCCACGGCGAGCTGGTGGAGCAGGGCACGGTGCACCAGGTGCTCCAGCACGCCCAGCACCCCTACACGCAGAAGCTGCTCTCCTCGGTGCCGCGCCTCGGCGCGACGTACGAGGTCGCCGAGCCGGAGCCGGTCACGGCCACCCAGACGACGGCCAAGTACGCGATCGAGGCCGAGGACCTCCACCTCGAGTACGACCACCGCGGCAAGAAGAACCGCGTGGTGCACGACGTGAGCTTCCAGGTGGCCCCGGGCGAGATCCTGGGCCTCGTGGGCGAGTCCGGCTCGGGCAAGTCCACCATCGCCAAGTCGGTGCTGGGCCTGCTCACCATCGCGGAGGGCTCGCTGCGGATCCAGGGCCACGACCTGGCCGCCATGCCGAAGTCGGAGCAGCGGAAGCTGCGCAAGAACATCGGCGTGGTGTTCCAGGACCCGGCCGCCTCGCTGGACCCCCGGTTCCCGATCGGCGACGTCATCACCGAGCCGATGGTGGTCCACAAGGTGGGGGACCGGCGCTCGCGCCTGGCCCGCGCCGAGGAGCTGCTGGACGCGGTGCGCCTGCCCCGCTCCGTGGTGAACCGCTACCCGCACGAGCTCTCGGGCGGCCAGCGCCAGCGCGTCTCGATCGCCCGCGCCCTGACCCTGGACCCCCAGGTGCTCATCGCGGACGAGCCGACCTCGGCCCTGGACGTGTCCGTCCAGGCCGCGGTGCTGGACATGTTCGCCGAGCTGCAGCAGCGCTACGAGTTCGCCTGCCTGTTCGTGTCCCACGACCTCGCGGTGGTGGACATGCTGGCCCACAAGGTGCTCGTCCTCAAGGACGGCCGCCAGGTGGAGCAGGGACCCACCAAGGAGGTGCTCCACAACCCGCGTGAGGAGTACACCCGCCGGCTCCTGGCCGCGGCCCCCGTGCCGGACCCGGACCAGCAGGCGGAGCGGCGCCAGGAGCGCCGCGACTTCCTCGCCTCCCTCGGCGAGGGCGTCTACTGA
- the typA gene encoding translational GTPase TypA: MTSTDTRRSDLRNVAIVAHVDHGKTTLVDAMLRQGGAFAAHGEVAERVMDSGDLEREKGITILAKNTTVFYSGPSAPEGQTVTFNVIDTPGHADFGGEVERGLSMVDGVVLLVDSSEGPLPQTRFVLRKALAAKLPVILVVNKTDRPDARIDGVVSDSMDLLLGLASDLADEVEDLDLDSVLNLPVVFASGKAGRASLNQPEDGSLPDSEDLEPLFATMMEHIPAPAYTEGEVLQAHVTNLDASPFLGRLALLRIFNGTLKKGQQVAWARQDGTLKTVKITELLGTKGLSREPIEEAGPGEIVAVAGIEDIMIGETLTDVENPKPLPLITVDDPAISMTVGINTSPLAGRVKGAKVTARQVKDRLDAELIGNVSLKVLPTERPDAWEVQGRGELALAILVEQMRREGFELTVGKPQVVTKTVDGKVHEPMELMTIDTPEEFMGAVTQLMAARKGRMQEMSNHGTGWIRMEFSVPARGLIGFRTQFLTDTRGAGIASSIANGYEPWAGTIEYRNNGSLVADRAGTATPFAMINLQERGSFFIQPGSEVYEGMTVGENSRADDMDVNITKEKKLTNMRAASSDSFEGLTPPRQLTLEESLEFAREDECVEITPEDIRIRKVVLDANERLKAARARARA, translated from the coding sequence ATGACCTCGACCGACACCCGCCGCTCCGACCTGCGCAACGTGGCCATCGTGGCCCACGTGGACCACGGCAAGACCACCCTCGTGGATGCCATGCTCCGTCAGGGAGGCGCCTTCGCGGCCCACGGGGAGGTGGCCGAGCGCGTCATGGACTCCGGGGACCTGGAGCGCGAGAAGGGCATCACGATCCTGGCCAAGAACACCACCGTGTTCTACTCCGGGCCCTCCGCCCCCGAGGGCCAGACCGTGACCTTCAACGTGATCGACACCCCCGGCCACGCCGACTTCGGCGGCGAGGTGGAGCGCGGCCTGTCCATGGTGGACGGCGTCGTGCTGCTCGTGGACTCCTCCGAGGGCCCGCTGCCGCAGACCCGCTTCGTGCTGCGCAAGGCGCTGGCCGCCAAGCTGCCCGTGATCCTCGTGGTCAACAAGACGGACCGCCCGGACGCCCGCATCGACGGCGTCGTCTCCGACTCCATGGACCTGCTCCTGGGCCTGGCCTCTGACCTCGCCGACGAGGTGGAGGACCTGGACCTGGACTCCGTGCTGAACCTGCCCGTGGTGTTCGCCTCCGGCAAGGCCGGCCGCGCCTCGCTGAACCAGCCCGAGGACGGCTCCCTGCCGGACTCCGAGGACCTCGAGCCGCTGTTCGCCACCATGATGGAGCACATCCCGGCCCCCGCCTACACGGAGGGCGAGGTCCTCCAGGCGCACGTCACCAACCTGGACGCCTCCCCGTTCCTGGGCCGCCTGGCCCTGCTGCGCATCTTCAACGGCACCCTGAAGAAGGGCCAGCAGGTCGCCTGGGCCCGCCAGGACGGCACGCTGAAGACCGTGAAGATCACCGAGCTGCTCGGCACCAAGGGCCTGAGCCGCGAGCCGATCGAGGAGGCCGGCCCGGGCGAGATCGTGGCCGTGGCCGGCATCGAGGACATCATGATCGGCGAGACCCTCACGGACGTCGAGAACCCCAAGCCGCTGCCGCTGATCACGGTGGACGACCCCGCCATCTCCATGACCGTGGGCATCAACACCTCCCCGCTGGCCGGCCGCGTCAAGGGCGCCAAGGTCACGGCCCGCCAGGTGAAGGACCGCCTGGACGCCGAGCTGATCGGCAACGTCTCCCTCAAGGTGCTCCCCACTGAGCGCCCGGACGCCTGGGAGGTCCAGGGCCGCGGCGAGCTCGCGCTGGCCATCCTCGTGGAGCAGATGCGCCGCGAGGGCTTCGAGTTGACCGTGGGCAAGCCGCAGGTGGTCACCAAGACCGTGGACGGCAAGGTCCACGAGCCCATGGAGCTGATGACCATCGACACGCCCGAGGAGTTCATGGGCGCCGTCACCCAGCTCATGGCCGCCCGCAAGGGCCGCATGCAGGAGATGTCCAACCACGGCACCGGCTGGATCCGCATGGAGTTCTCCGTGCCCGCCCGCGGCCTGATCGGCTTCCGCACCCAGTTCCTCACGGACACGCGCGGCGCCGGCATCGCCTCCTCCATCGCCAACGGCTACGAGCCCTGGGCCGGCACCATCGAGTACCGCAACAACGGCTCGCTCGTGGCGGACCGCGCCGGCACGGCCACCCCGTTCGCCATGATCAACCTGCAGGAGCGCGGCTCCTTCTTCATCCAGCCCGGCTCCGAGGTGTACGAGGGCATGACCGTCGGCGAGAACTCCCGCGCGGACGACATGGACGTGAACATCACCAAGGAGAAGAAGCTCACCAACATGCGTGCGGCCTCCTCGGACTCGTTCGAGGGCCTGACGCCCCCGCGCCAGCTCACCCTCGAGGAGTCCCTCGAGTTCGCCCGCGAGGACGAGTGCGTGGAGATCACCCCGGAGGACATCCGCATCCGCAAGGTCGTCCTGGACGCCAACGAGCGCCTGAAGGCCGCGCGCGCCCGCGCCCGTGCCTGA
- the fdxA gene encoding ferredoxin — translation MTYVIALPCVDVKDKACIDECPVDCIYEGERSLYIHPDECVDCGACEPVCPVEAIYYEDDTPEEWADYYKANVEFFDDLGSPGGAAKLGMIAKDHPIIAALPPQNADA, via the coding sequence ATGACCTACGTGATCGCGTTGCCGTGTGTGGACGTCAAGGACAAGGCGTGCATCGACGAGTGCCCCGTGGACTGCATCTACGAGGGGGAGCGCTCCCTGTACATCCACCCGGACGAGTGCGTGGACTGCGGCGCCTGCGAGCCCGTCTGCCCCGTGGAGGCCATCTACTACGAGGACGACACCCCGGAGGAGTGGGCCGACTACTACAAGGCCAACGTCGAGTTCTTCGACGACCTGGGCTCCCCGGGCGGCGCCGCCAAGCTGGGCATGATCGCGAAGGACCACCCGATCATCGCCGCCCTCCCCCCGCAGAACGCCGACGCCTGA
- the dapC gene encoding succinyldiaminopimelate transaminase, protein MLTLPDYPWDTLTPYRERAAGHPDGVADLSIGTPVDPTPELIRRALTEAADAHGYPTTHGTADLRRAVVDWYARRRGVAGLDPEAVVPTVGSKEFIAWLPTLMGLGAGDVVVHPEAAYPTYAMGALIAGAEAVAADDLASLAPEVRERVRLVWTNSPANPTGAVLDAAALKRVVDDARALGAVVCGDECYAELGWDEWDGEIVPCILSEEVSGGDLTGLLSVYSLSKQSNLAGYRAAFAAGDPGLVATLVNTRKHAGMIVPAPVQHAMAVALADEDHVAQQKDRYRRRRDALRAALEASGHAVDHSEAGLYLWTRRADTDPAAATEQDSWDLLGELADLGIVAGPGVFYGDAGHGYVRVAITASDEAVEQAARRLAARGPLRR, encoded by the coding sequence ATGCTGACGCTGCCGGACTACCCGTGGGACACGCTCACCCCCTACCGTGAGCGCGCCGCCGGCCACCCGGACGGCGTGGCGGACCTGTCCATCGGCACGCCCGTGGACCCGACGCCGGAGCTGATCCGCCGGGCCCTCACCGAGGCCGCCGACGCGCACGGCTACCCGACGACGCACGGCACCGCCGACCTGCGCCGCGCGGTCGTGGACTGGTACGCCCGCCGCCGCGGCGTGGCCGGGCTGGACCCGGAGGCCGTGGTGCCCACGGTGGGCTCCAAGGAGTTCATCGCGTGGCTGCCCACGCTCATGGGCCTGGGCGCCGGGGACGTCGTCGTGCACCCCGAGGCCGCCTACCCCACCTACGCGATGGGCGCGCTGATCGCCGGCGCCGAGGCCGTGGCCGCGGACGACCTCGCCTCGCTGGCCCCCGAGGTGCGCGAGCGGGTGCGCCTGGTGTGGACCAACTCCCCGGCGAACCCCACGGGCGCCGTGCTGGACGCCGCCGCGCTCAAGCGCGTCGTGGACGACGCCCGCGCCCTCGGCGCCGTGGTCTGCGGCGACGAGTGCTACGCCGAGCTCGGCTGGGACGAGTGGGACGGCGAGATCGTCCCCTGCATCCTGTCCGAGGAGGTCTCCGGCGGGGACCTGACGGGCCTGCTCAGCGTCTACTCGCTGTCCAAGCAGTCCAACCTCGCCGGGTACCGCGCCGCCTTCGCCGCGGGCGACCCGGGGCTGGTGGCCACCCTGGTGAACACGCGCAAGCACGCCGGCATGATCGTGCCCGCCCCCGTGCAGCACGCCATGGCCGTGGCGCTGGCGGACGAGGACCACGTGGCGCAGCAGAAGGACCGCTACCGTCGCCGCCGCGACGCCCTGCGCGCCGCCCTCGAGGCCTCCGGCCACGCCGTGGACCACTCCGAGGCGGGCCTGTACCTGTGGACCCGCCGGGCGGACACCGACCCGGCCGCGGCCACGGAGCAGGACTCGTGGGACCTGCTGGGCGAGCTCGCCGACCTCGGCATCGTGGCCGGACCCGGCGTGTTCTACGGCGACGCCGGCCACGGCTACGTCCGCGTGGCCATCACCGCCTCGGACGAGGCCGTGGAGCAGGCCGCCCGCCGGCTCGCCGCGCGGGGTCCGCTGCGCCGCTGA